TCCCACCATGCCCCTCGTCTCAGGGAGCATCGGCGCGTGCAGCGTCAGGATCTCGGCGCGCGGGAAGAGGTCCTCGAACGTGACGGGCTCGACGCCCATGGCACGGGCGTCCGCGGACGAGACGACCGGGTCGAACCCAATCACCTCCATCTCGAAGGCGCGGGCGCGGCGGGCCACCGCGCTGCCGATCTTCCCGAGACCGACGATCGCGAGCGTCTTCCCGCGAAGCTCGCGGCCCATGATCTTGTCGAACCCGCCGCGGCGCACCGCGGCGTCCGCCTCGGGAATCTTCCGGAACAGCCCGAGCAGGAGCGCGAACACCAGCTCGGCCACGGCCACCGCATTCGCGCCGGGGACGTTGAGGACGCCGATTCCCCGCTCCGAGGCGGCGGCCGTGTCGATGTTGTCGAGCCCGGCCCCGGCGCGCGCCACCCAGCGAAGCTGCGGCGCGGCGTCCAATAGCCTGCGGGTCACCTTGGTCGCGCCGCGCACGACCCACGCGTCGATCGTGGCCAC
The DNA window shown above is from Candidatus Binatia bacterium and carries:
- a CDS encoding hydroxyacid dehydrogenase; protein product: VATIDAWVVRGATKVTRRLLDAAPQLRWVARAGAGLDNIDTAAASERGIGVLNVPGANAVAVAELVFALLLGLFRKIPEADAAVRRGGFDKIMGRELRGKTLAIVGLGKIGSAVARRARAFEMEVIGFDPVVSSADARAMGVEPVTFEDLFPRAEILTLHAPMLPETRGMVGAAQIARMPRGSVLVNAARGALVDEAALVEALRSGALAGAALDVYVEEPPKGSPLLAMPNVVLTPHIGASTVEAQEAVGEEIVRMLLEKMGVGP